Proteins from one Sarcophilus harrisii chromosome 2, mSarHar1.11, whole genome shotgun sequence genomic window:
- the LAGE3 gene encoding EKC/KEOPS complex subunit LAGE3 — MEASIQRPHHPGPGGDSNTTVDNHGRGFYDFSLSIPFPSSMEAEIACRSLNPDPEPRRSGVQRELTVIGNKLILHWRAEEARFFRASVTTFLDYLALVLQTMERFGPPGSH; from the coding sequence ATGGAAGCATCCATCCAAAGACCACACCATCCAGGCCCCGGAGGAGACAGCAATACCACAGTAGACAACCATGGCCGTGGCTTCTATGACTTTTCTCTGTCAATCCCCTTCCCATCCTCTATGGAGGCAGAGATCGCCTGCCGCTCTTTGAACCCGGATCCTGAGCCTCGTCGGAGTGGTGTCCAGCGGGAGTTAACTGTCATCGGGAACAAATTGATTCTTCACTGGAGAGCAGAAGAAGCACGATTCTTTCGAGCTTCTGTCACCACCTTCCTGGACTATCTGGCTCTGGTGCTGCAGACAATGGAGCGTTTTGGGCCCCCAGGGTCCCACTGA